One part of the Cyprinus carpio isolate SPL01 chromosome A25, ASM1834038v1, whole genome shotgun sequence genome encodes these proteins:
- the LOC109072888 gene encoding histone H4 — translation MSGRGKGGKGLGKGGAKRHRKVLRDNIQGITKPAIRRLARRGGVKRISGLIYEETRGVLKVFLENVIRDAVTYTEHAKRKTVTAMDVVYALKRQGRTLYGFGG, via the coding sequence ATGTCTGGAAGAGGTAAAGGCGGTAAGGGACTCGGGAAAGGAGGCGCTAAGCGTCACCGTAAGGTTCTGCGGGATAACATCCAGGGCATCACCAAACCCGCCATCCGCCGTCTCGCTCGCCGCGGCGGAGTCAAGCGTATTTCCGGTCTGATTTACGAGGAGACCCGCGGTGTGCTGAAGGTGTTCCTGGAGAACGTGATCCGCGATGCTGTGACCTACACCGAGCACGCCAAGAGAAAGACCGTGACCGCCATGGACGTCGTGTACGCGCTGAAACGACAGGGACGCACTCTGTACGGCTTCGGAGGCTAA
- the LOC122135645 gene encoding histone H2B-like: protein MPEPAKSAPKKGSKKAVTKTAAKGGKKRRKSRKESYAIYVYKVLKQVHPDTGISSKAMGIMNSFVNDIFERIAGESSRLAHYNKRSTITSREIQTAVRLLLPGELAKHAVSEGTKAVTKYTSSK from the coding sequence ATGCCTGAACCAGCGAAATCCGCTCCCAAGAAGGGCTCCAAGAAAGCGGTCACTAAGACCGCCGCTAAAGGAGGAAAGAAGCGCAGAAAGTCCAGGAAGGAGAGCTACGCTATCTACGTGTACAAAGTGCTGAAGCAGGTTCATCCTGACACTGGGATCTCCTCAAAGGCGATGGGCATCATGAACTCTTTCGTCAACGATATCTTCGAGCGCATCGCCGGTGAGTCCTCTCGTCTCGCTCACTACAACAAGCGCTCCACCATCACCTCGAGAGAGATCCAGACCGCCGTGCGTCTGCTGCTGCCCGGAGAGCTGGCCAAACACGCCGTGTCTGAGGGCACCAAGGCCGTCACCAAGTACACCAGCTCCAAGTAG
- the LOC109072893 gene encoding histone H4 — MSGRGKGGKGLGKGGAKRHRKVLRDNIQGITKPAIRRLARRGGVKRISGLIYEETRGVLKVFLENVIRDAVTYTEHAKRKTVTAMDVVYALKRQGRTLYGFGG; from the coding sequence ATGTCTGGAAGAGGTAAAGGCGGTAAGGGACTCGGGAAAGGAGGCGCTAAGCGTCACCGTAAGGTTCTGCGGGATAACATCCAGGGCATCACCAAACCCGCCATCCGCCGTCTCGCTCGCCGCGGCGGAGTCAAGCGTATCTCCGGTCTGATTTACGAGGAGACCCGCGGTGTGCTGAAGGTGTTCCTGGAGAACGTGATCCGCGATGCTGTGACCTACACCGAGCACGCCAAGAGAAAGACCGTGACCGCCATGGACGTCGTGTACGCGCTGAAACGACAGGGACGCACTCTGTACGGCTTCGGAGGCTAA